TCGGCCCCCTCGCTGTCTGCTTCTCCACAACCTCGTAGTTATCCGTCTCAAACGCCTGCTTCGCCTTAATGTCATAGAACTTCAACTTCTGCTTCTTGCTCATGAAACGGGGAAACGCCCACATATTTAAACGGAACGATTAAAATAACCGCCACCCAGCCGGGGAAAACATATATATATAACTAATACAATTATGACATGGAGCTGTGGCTGTTGGCGGCGCTGTATATAGCGTCGCTGGCGGCCTCTATATACCTTGTCCCCCGCTTCGCCGGATCGCCCAGGTGGAGACACGTCTTCTACGGCTCCATGGCCTTGATAGTGGCCGCCATAGCGCTCGCCGGCTTAGCAGTCGTGGCGCCTCTCTTGTTCCCAGTGGTGTGGCTCACGCAAGCGCTCCTCGGGATTAGGGACTACCTAGTGGCCTTCGCCGTGCTGGCGGTCGCCTCGGCCTTCGTCATGTACATGGCCTCCCCCCACCTCATCAACATGTTCTTCTCCCCACGCCCAGATCCAGAGCTCCAGAGAATAGTCGACGCGGTCTCCGCGAGGCTCGGCGGCAAGGTGAAGGCCAAGGCCGTGGTCGTCGAGGGGCCGCCCAACGCCTTCGCCTACGGCAACTTCCACACCAGCAGATACGTGGCGGTCACAACCGGCCTCCTGGAGACAGCCAGCCGCGACGAGCTCGAGGCCGTGGTAGGCCACGAACTCGGCCACCACATAAACAAAGACACCCCCATAATGTCGGCAGTTGGAATACTGCCCTCCCTAGCCTACTACACCGGCATAGCCTCCATAATACTGGGCCTCGCCTACAGAGGAAGACACACGCCCTTAGCCCTAGCCTATGGCGTCGTCATGATAGTGGTGTCCTTCGTAGTGCAGCTACTAGTCCTCTCCTTCAGCAGGCTGAGGGAGTACTACGCAGACATGCACGGAGCCAAAGCCGCCGGCAAGGAGGCCATGATGCGCGCCCTAGCCAAGATACACAAATACTACAGCCAAAACCCAGACGCCCTCAAAAAATCCCTAAAAACCACCGGCTTCAAAGCACTCTTCATATACGCCCTCGTAAACGCCGCCGCAAACCCACTAATAGACATAACCCCCGACGAGGTGAAACATCTAATGAAACAGCCAACCTCACTCCTAGAGGAAATACTATCGTCACACCCACCAATACCCAAGAGACTGAACGTACTCGAAAAAATCTAGCCCCCCCCCGCGTCCCTCCCCCCGGCCCAACGTTTATTAAGAAGTGGGGGAGGAGGGATGTGTCTAAGAGGAGAGACGACCTCTCCGCGCTGGAGGGGGTCGGGCCCAAAACTCTGGAGAAGCTGAGGGAGCTGGGGGTGACGTCGGTGGAGCACCTCGCCGAGTTCACCGTAGAGGAGCTGGTGGAGGCTGGGATAGAGTACGACAGAGCCGTCAAAATACTGCAGCAAGCCCTCCAGAGGGTGGGCGGCGCCAGGCCCGTCACACTGAGAGAAATCAGGCAGAGACAGGTCAGGGCCTTCAAGACGGGGCTCTCCGACTTCGACGAGAAGACCCCCTGGCGCGGGGTCAGGGAGGCCTTTATATATGAATTCGCCGGGGAGTACGGCGCGGGGAAGAGCATGTTCGCCCACCAGCTCTCAGTCGCCGCGCTTAAGGAGGGCTTCACTGAGAAGGTGGTCTACATAGACACGGAGGGCACCTTCAACGACAGGCTGGTGGAGGCCGTGGCTAGGAGATTCGGCGTCGACGTGGAGAAGGTGGGGGACGCGCTGTATGTATACCAGCCGGCCAACGTCGTCCAGCTGGAGCAGATAGTGAAGTTCGACCTGCCGAGGCACATCAACGAGGGTTGCAGACTCGTCGTAATAGACACAATAACCGCCCTCTACCGCGCCGAGTTCGTGGGCAGAGAGCACCTAGCCGCCAGGCAGCAGAGAATACACTACCTCGTCGACTGGTTGAGGAGACACGCCAGGACCTTCGGCTTGACGACAGTCCTCACAAACCAGGTGATGGACGTCCCCGAGATATTCGCCGCCGGCGCCAAGAGGCCGGCCGGCGGCAACGTGCTGGCGCACGCAGTAAACGCCAGGTTCATGATGTCGAGGCCGAACAAACAGAAGCCGGAGGGCCACATGTGGCCCCTAGACGTGCCCGGCATGCCCCCCGACGTCAGGATAGAGTACAGGCTGACAGACGCCGGGCTTGAATGAAGAGCCTCGAGTCCTTTATACTCGACAAGATGGCAGCCACAAAACTACCCAGCGTCGCCTTTGCCATCGTCAAAGGGGGCGAAGCCGCCTACATAAACGCCCTGGGGTTTAGAGACCTCGAGCGGGGCCTACCCGCAACGCCAGCCACGATATACGGCATAGGGTCCATAACCAAATCCTTCACAGCCCTCTGCATACTAAAACTCGCAGAGGAGGGCAGACTCAGCCTAGACGACGAGGTGGAGAAATACGTCCCGGTGAAGCTGAGGCCCCGAGGAGAGACAGTCCGCATACGCCACCTTCTCACCCACACCTCCGGACTCCCCGCGCTGGGATACGCCGAGGCCTATATCGACGGCCTCCTCTGCGCCGGTGGGGCGTGGATGCCCGCGGCGAAGCCCCAGGACATCATCCCCTTCCTAGAGGGGAGCGATGAGTGGACAGTGGCCAAGCCGGGGGAGAGGTTTTTCTACCTAAACGAGGGCTACGTCCTGCTAGGCATGGTGGTTGAGAAGGTCACCGGCTCGCCCTACTGGGACTGCGTGAAAAACAACATACTAAAGCCGCTGGGCATGACAAGGACCCGTCCAGCCACAGAGGAGGTGCTCAAAGACGCAGACGTGGCCAAGCCCTACTACCCAGATCCAGAGAGGGGAGTCCCCACGCCTGGCAGAATACCCCTCGGCATAACCTCGGACGGCGGGTTGATGAGTAGCGCCGCGGACATGGCGAAGTACGTCTCAATGCTGATAAACAGAGGCGTCTACAACGGCGTGGAGATCATAAGCAGAAGAGCAATAGAGGAGGCAGAGAAGGGCCGCGTAGACACGCCCTGGAAGTTGCTAGGAGACGAGAAATACGGCTACGGCCTCGTGACCAGCACAAACTTCCTAGGAAGGAGGCTGGTGGCCCACGGAGGCAACGTACTAGTCTACACAGCCTACATGGCCTACCTGCCCGAGGAGAAGCTGGGAGTCGCCATCCTAGCGAACTCAAGCGGGTACCCCACGTCCTACATAGCCCTGTACGCCCTCGCCCAGGCCCTAGGCAGAGACCCAGAAAGAGAGCTGCCATTCCTCCTAAGAGAGAAGGTGATGAAGAAGCTGGAGGGCACTTACAGAGGCTACAGAGGCACAGTCACCTACACCGTCAAGGCCAAGGGCGACTACCTAATAGTCAGAGGCAGGTGGGGAGAAGAGCTCTACCTACTCCCCGAGGAAGTCGGAGAGAACTACGCCAAGTTCCAAACCTACACACGCGGCTACAAGACCGCGGTGGAGTTCCACATAGAAAAAGACAAAGTAAAGATGCTCCTCGAGAGGTACCTACTCGTAAAAACAGAAGCCGCGTAGCCCCCGGCGGCGGCAGGAAAACTTTAAAAACAAGAAAACACAAAGACACACCGGGGCCGTAGCTCAGCCAGGCAGAGCGGCGGGCTCCAGACCCGTAGACCCCAAGGGGCGGAAGGCGGGGGTTCAAATCCCTCCGGCCCCACCAATCCTCTCCACCAAAACCCACAGACAACTACGGCGACGCCTTAACATCCACCACCCAGACGCCGCGGGGGCGCCACGCGTCCGATCTCCCGCACCGACCCACCGGCCATGGGCGGTGCAGAAGGCGGCGATTTTACCCCCCCCCCCCCGCCGTTTTCAGTCCAGAGGGGGCCGCCGCACGGCTCCACGCGGCGCGGAGAAAACACTTAAAAACACACCAGGGATATGTAAAGGGGCCCGTAGCTCAGTCAGGACAGAGCGGCGGCCTCCGGAGCGCGGCGGAGAGAGCCGTAGGACGTGGGTTCAAATCCCACCGGGCCCGCCAGTGAGGCGATTCTCACGGCGAATTCCACGGCGGGGCAGACCTCCTCACGGCGCCGGTGTCGCACAAGCGAGGCCGCCTCGCCGCCGAGGACGCGCCTACGGTGCACCTCGGCGTGTATAAAGTAATATTTAAAAACACGAGCCAAAACAAGCACATGGCTGAGGAAATTAAGAACCAAAACAATCAACAACAAGACAAAAAAGGGCTGAAGGTAGTGAAGACATACGAAACAGTGAGAGTGGTAATGGCAATGGGGATTCTATAGGCAGAGACACGTCGGCTGAGGCCCAGACGCCCCGACCCCTGCGGGGACGCGCCGCGCGTAGCGGGCCCTACCGCCCCAGCAAGCTGGCGAGCTCTTGTCTAAAGTAGTGGGCTAGGTGTTTCACACAGCCACTCCACCACACCTGCAGAAACCCCCTCGGTAGACGCCGCATAGAGCGCCCTTTTTAGCGCCTCCCTCAGCTCAGCGACGGCGCGGCTGGATAGACTTCGACGAGCCTAAGGCCGGCGTGGCGATCCCCATAGGCGGGAAGGTCAGCAACACGGGTTCGGTCCATGACCCTCGACGCAGGTGATAACAGCAACCCCGCGATGCCCCCCGAGTACATGGGGACAGTCGACGTGGTCAAGAGGATCATAGACGTCTGGCGCGCCGACGCCAGGCCAGGCGAGAGGACAGGGGACTGGCTCCACAAGGGGTCGAGGAGTTCTACAGGAGGTTGAACATACCGATCACCAGATAGAACCAGCCGCCTAGAATAGACGGCGTAAGGCAGTTCTTCCAAAAAGCTTAGGCCAATTTTTAAATATGGAATTATTTAATTCTATGGTAGTAAGGATCTCCATATCCAGGAATAGGAGGTGCTCCGATGAAGAAGATATCTGCCACAACAGATGGCACCCCGACATAAAGCCAGCAGCCGAGGTCGAGCCGGGCGAGGAAGTCGTGTTGGAGACCAGAGATGCATTCGACGGACAAATAACCGACGCCCCCAGCGTCGACGATGTGGTCAGAGCAGATCTCGGCGTCGTACATCCACTGACAGGCCCCATATATGTAAAAGGCGCCGAGCCCGGCGATGTGTTGGCCGTCCACATATTGGACATAACGCCGGACGAGTTCGGCTTCACCGTCAACGTGCCCGGCTTCGGATTCCTCAGAGACGTCTTTAGGGATCCCTACAAGATAAGGTGGAGGATATCGGGCTTCTACGCCGAGTCCCCCGACCTGCCCAACGTGAGGGTGCCCGGGGCCCCCTTTATGGGCACCATCGGCGTGGCGCCGTCCCGCGAGCTCTTGACCAAATGGAGATCTAGAGAGGACGAGGTTGCGAAGAAGGGCGGCTACGTGTTGCCGCCAGACCCTAGGGGCGCGGTGCCGAGGAGGGAGCCCATAGCGTCAGAAGGCCTGCGGACGATACCGCCTAGGGAGAACGGCGGCAACCTAGACATCAAAGACCTAGCCCCTGGCTCTATCCTCTACCTGCCAGTATTCGTAAAAGGCGCCCTCTTCTCGGCCGGCGACGCCCACTTCGCACAGGGCAACGGCGAGGTGTGCGGCACGGCGATAGAAATGAGGGCCTCTCTCAGGGTCAAATTCGAGGTGGTGAAAGACGGCATGAGGAGGCTGGGCGTGACACGCCCAGTCTTCAAGCCATCCCCCCTCGTGGAGAGATTCCGAAACTACTTCTGCCTAGGCGGCTTTAACTTCCACAACGCCGAAGACGCCACCCAGGCCGCCCGCGACGCAGTGCTCAACATGGTATCCGTGCTTGAAGGCGTCGGCTTAAATAGGTACCAGGCATATCTGCTGTTCAGCGTCGTGGGCGACTTGAAGCTCAGCCAAGTAGTCGACGTGCCCAACTACACAGTGTCGTCGTGCCTGCCCCTAGACGTGTTCACCAAGCCGATACAGCTACCCGTGTAATCGACCCAACCAACTTAATACCTTTTCCCCACGAGATACATAGAGCGAGGCGTTTCCAGTAGCTTGGCTCCACTGCTACTGGGGCTATTCTCGGTCCAGGACTCGCCGAGTTCCTAAAATAGTTGAGGAAGGCACCCGACATACCACAACTCACGAGAGAAGCCCTATACACAAAGCTAGCCGCCGCCTGCCTGGAAGACGACGGGGGATGCAGGCTCCACCCCACCCTGTACTTCACAGCCTCGACCCTCACCACAAGCTCCCTCAATAACAAAACCACATCCCTCGCCGCCTCACCTCTTGTGCGGTATTTTGAGAGAGCCATGTCGGGGTCGGGGCCGTGGTACTGGTAGTCGTGGAGGTTAAGAGCCAGGGCGGTGCCGAGAGCGATCCTGGCATGTCCAACCTCCTCAAGCATCTGCGACAGCGCCTTCATACGGCCCGTGGGCACGCGGGGCACGGCGACCGCCTCCAGCCACCTCTCCTCCTCCGTCTTGGCAACAGATTTCAACTTGTCTAGCTCCAGCCTGAGGAGAGCCGCCATGAGGGCCCTCCAGGCTTGAAAGGCCTTTCCCGCGGTGTTTCTAACGAGGCCGCGGCGGAGGAACTCCAGAGCCAGCGGCCTCCACAAGCGTCTCAAGCAGACACGCCGAGACGTAGTCCTCGGCGGATGGCTTTGGTAGAGGCCTCTCCAAGACCCGTCCACGTCCATATGGCTGGTTTAAAATCTTCTGAGGGTGTCCTTAAGTTATCAACACCACTTCTCTGTTGCACCAGAGCCGTGGGAGCATCTCCCCCACCCCCCGCGACACGTACATCACAGCCTCCCCCCTCCTGTATATGCCTTGGGTGTATCCGTAGTAGCTGTTTGTAATAAGCGGGACGCCCCCCGGGAGGCAGAACTGACCCCCGTGGGTGTGGCCAGCGAGGTAGAGGCCCCCCACAGCCTGCTGGAAGGCGTCTGGCGAGTGGACGAGCACCACGTCGGCGTCTCTCACCGCGGGGTAGGTCCTCGGGTCATCCCGCCAGTCTAGGCCGTGTACCCTCAGCGGCCCCACCTGCACCCAGTCGTCTCTAAGGACGTGGACCCCCGCCTCCTCCAGCGCCCTCAGCCCCTCCCCCAGCGGGACGCGCCGCCTATCCCAGTACTCGTGGTTGCCCAGCACCGCTATCTTCGGCCCCCTCAGCGGCGCCAGCGCCTCCACCACAGCCCACGCCCCAGGCGTGTTGCGGTCGTAGATGTCGCCGCCGATTAGAAGAACGTCGTACTCCGGAAGCTCCAGCCTAGACACGCCGTGGATATGGAGGTCAGACACGAAGACAACCCGGCGCCCAAGGCCGAGGTCAAGCCGCCTCAGCTCCACACCCACCGAAGCCGCCCCCACAGCCCCCAGCAACCCAACACCAACCACAGACCCCAGAAAAACCCTCCTATACACCCCATCCACACCCCCCACAATTTAAAAATTATGCATATTGAGCCCCTCGCAACAACGCCAAGACACAGCCAACAAAGGGCCAGGGGCGGCCAGAACCCACAAGGCGGCGAGGAGTATACTATTCAACAACAGCGCCGCAGACGGCGCATTCAATGGACAAACCGGGGAGGGCCCTCCCCCGGCCGTAAAAAGCCGAGGGGCGCTGGGCGCCCTGCCGCGTAAGAAAGCAGCGGCGATGGTTAGAGGAGACGTAATACAAACGCTCCGCGAGTGCAACAGTCGAGAAGGCTGGCGGGGCGCCTCCACTCTCTATAAAAACTTGGCAACAAAGCGGAGATGTACGCATCTCCGCTCGACCTGCGGCACGGCTCCGGGGAGATGCGCCGCCTCTTCAGCCGAGAGGCCGTCATTTAGAAGTGGAGAGGACCCTTGCGTGCGCCGCAGGTGCGGCGAATAGACTCGCCTAAATGAATACGGCCCGCGTCGCGTCAATAACATCACTGGACGCGGCGCCGCACTGCACACATCTGCCGGATTCAAGACGCCGCCGCGAGCTAAGCAACCCGCCATTAACACCACCCAGTCCACACGCCCCGCGCCACAGCCACCCCATCTATACGGCGGCACCCCAACGCGCAACTCTCCAACCCACCTCAACCACCACCAGAAGAACAAGCTACACAGCACCAAACACCTCCGAAGCTAAAACCGGCAAGGCCGGGCGTAAGATATAAAGTTTGTTTTCACATCTAGATCTATGAGGCCTTCGTGTTCTCAGCTAATGTCTGGAGGGATCCCGCACATCGTTGGAGTGGTATCTATATTGGCCGCCCAATGGGAGGCACCTTATACATACGCTGCGCAAAACACGCTTGTCGTGAGGCGATGAAGCAGAGAAAGCACGTAGTTATTAAAATTCTTTCTATTCTCGCACTTATATATCTCTCAATCTTCATTCCATGGACTATATTGCTATATACCTTTACATCGTATTTTATACACGAATACGCGAAGTCAGACCCCGTCTCTACGGTATGGCTGACTAACAGATCTAGTTATGAACATGTAGCAGAGATACTTACACAACAGGGCTATAGGTTTGAGCCGTGGGACAACAAAACATTCGCCGGGACTCTTTTGATATTCGGCGACGTGAGGCCCGTCTATCCATATATCAAGGAGTACGCCTCCAGCCCCGTGGTGTATACATCAGCCTTTGACTGTATTATATGCCTGGGCGCCACCGTACACAGCCTAGCAAATACCCTGCTGTTACTAGCCGTCTACAGCACAGCGCTCGCAGTGATATCAGCAGTAGCAGTTAGAAGAGGCGTTCTGAGCTGGCGGGGTGCGGCTCTAGCCAGCGCGGCGCCCCCACTAGTCCTGTACCTATCCGAGGTGCTGTACATCTTAGCCACATCCTTTATTCTTCCACACAGCTCATTAGACTACAGAGGCGTTCTGCCATTCCTAACAGCACCATTTACGCCCATACTCATCGTCACACTCACTAGGTGGTCTTTAGCTAAATGGAGGCGCTGACCTCACAAGCCCCGAGCTACGGGGCGCGGCGCCGCGGGCAGTCTGGCGTAGAAACCCAACCCGGCGCTAACACTGAGAAAACACCCCCACAACCCCCTACTCAATAACAGCGCCGTAGACGGCGTCTATCCCCAGCTGGGCGGCTCTTTCCAGCGCCTCTTTGTCTATATTCACCGCCACGATTATTAGGCGGTCCGCCCTACGGCCGAGAATCTTCTCCACCGCCTCCGCCTTCTCGGCAAACCACTCCACATCTTCAAGCTCGGCGTGGGACTTGACCTCCAAGAGATAAGTCCTCCCGTCGTGGAT
The sequence above is drawn from the Pyrobaculum ferrireducens genome and encodes:
- a CDS encoding zinc metalloprotease HtpX, with the protein product MELWLLAALYIASLAASIYLVPRFAGSPRWRHVFYGSMALIVAAIALAGLAVVAPLLFPVVWLTQALLGIRDYLVAFAVLAVASAFVMYMASPHLINMFFSPRPDPELQRIVDAVSARLGGKVKAKAVVVEGPPNAFAYGNFHTSRYVAVTTGLLETASRDELEAVVGHELGHHINKDTPIMSAVGILPSLAYYTGIASIILGLAYRGRHTPLALAYGVVMIVVSFVVQLLVLSFSRLREYYADMHGAKAAGKEAMMRALAKIHKYYSQNPDALKKSLKTTGFKALFIYALVNAAANPLIDITPDEVKHLMKQPTSLLEEILSSHPPIPKRLNVLEKI
- a CDS encoding ATPase domain-containing protein codes for the protein MSKRRDDLSALEGVGPKTLEKLRELGVTSVEHLAEFTVEELVEAGIEYDRAVKILQQALQRVGGARPVTLREIRQRQVRAFKTGLSDFDEKTPWRGVREAFIYEFAGEYGAGKSMFAHQLSVAALKEGFTEKVVYIDTEGTFNDRLVEAVARRFGVDVEKVGDALYVYQPANVVQLEQIVKFDLPRHINEGCRLVVIDTITALYRAEFVGREHLAARQQRIHYLVDWLRRHARTFGLTTVLTNQVMDVPEIFAAGAKRPAGGNVLAHAVNARFMMSRPNKQKPEGHMWPLDVPGMPPDVRIEYRLTDAGLE
- a CDS encoding acetamidase/formamidase family protein; the protein is MVVRISISRNRRCSDEEDICHNRWHPDIKPAAEVEPGEEVVLETRDAFDGQITDAPSVDDVVRADLGVVHPLTGPIYVKGAEPGDVLAVHILDITPDEFGFTVNVPGFGFLRDVFRDPYKIRWRISGFYAESPDLPNVRVPGAPFMGTIGVAPSRELLTKWRSREDEVAKKGGYVLPPDPRGAVPRREPIASEGLRTIPPRENGGNLDIKDLAPGSILYLPVFVKGALFSAGDAHFAQGNGEVCGTAIEMRASLRVKFEVVKDGMRRLGVTRPVFKPSPLVERFRNYFCLGGFNFHNAEDATQAARDAVLNMVSVLEGVGLNRYQAYLLFSVVGDLKLSQVVDVPNYTVSSCLPLDVFTKPIQLPV
- the cc1 gene encoding DNA-binding protein CC1, translated to MSKKQKLKFYDIKAKQAFETDNYEVVEKQTARGPMMFAVAKSPYTGIKVYRLLGKKK
- a CDS encoding metallophosphoesterase; its protein translation is MYRRVFLGSVVGVGLLGAVGAASVGVELRRLDLGLGRRVVFVSDLHIHGVSRLELPEYDVLLIGGDIYDRNTPGAWAVVEALAPLRGPKIAVLGNHEYWDRRRVPLGEGLRALEEAGVHVLRDDWVQVGPLRVHGLDWRDDPRTYPAVRDADVVLVHSPDAFQQAVGGLYLAGHTHGGQFCLPGGVPLITNSYYGYTQGIYRRGEAVMYVSRGVGEMLPRLWCNREVVLIT
- a CDS encoding serine hydrolase produces the protein MKSLESFILDKMAATKLPSVAFAIVKGGEAAYINALGFRDLERGLPATPATIYGIGSITKSFTALCILKLAEEGRLSLDDEVEKYVPVKLRPRGETVRIRHLLTHTSGLPALGYAEAYIDGLLCAGGAWMPAAKPQDIIPFLEGSDEWTVAKPGERFFYLNEGYVLLGMVVEKVTGSPYWDCVKNNILKPLGMTRTRPATEEVLKDADVAKPYYPDPERGVPTPGRIPLGITSDGGLMSSAADMAKYVSMLINRGVYNGVEIISRRAIEEAEKGRVDTPWKLLGDEKYGYGLVTSTNFLGRRLVAHGGNVLVYTAYMAYLPEEKLGVAILANSSGYPTSYIALYALAQALGRDPERELPFLLREKVMKKLEGTYRGYRGTVTYTVKAKGDYLIVRGRWGEELYLLPEEVGENYAKFQTYTRGYKTAVEFHIEKDKVKMLLERYLLVKTEAA